CTCAATCTTAAATTCGAAATCAATTCCCACAACCCCATGaatctctccctttttctgaGTTTTAGGTGTCGCCATTCTTCTCTCGGTTTCAGACAGTGTAGGACTAACTATTCATATTGACTGATTTGATTTCTAGGATTTTTCCGATGGATAATTTTACTCATCGGGAATTCACGGTagagtggagaggaagaagaaaaggaattgaagctgaagatgaagaaaaaaaagactgaAACGGAATTTTATAAACTATGGGTTTGGGAGATATTTTTTCATAGAAAATGGGTGCGCACGTGAGTttttctgagcgtgggtttcatAGTGGAAAACATCTGAAAAATGGGGTtgtctgtagttttcacataACTTAATACGCTGTTGTCGCTCAAAGACCAAGGAAACCTTGCCACTACTGCCGGCAAGCAGACATATAACGACCCAAGACCAGATCGGATCTGCTATGATATCTCGATGAAccgttttttggggactactcaaaaatggtgggggactactctccatttttttgggtggatattagaagtaataatgagtcaccccttatcaaaCGTTTCTTCTAATACCAAACTTGCCCTTGATAATtaaattagtgtaatgattagtgagttaattaatgattagtgagattaaattaataatttgatttttttcaaaaaaagaattatagagagggagaagaagaagatgaagatgataatgaagatgagggttttagaagaaaaaaacttagatctttttctttaagaggcacaacaagagtatgatgttttgggtactcacggatacttcaaatttagttaatggtacttgaattggccaaaacattcctaaaaatgaacaatttacaaattgatttcggttaagttaacaaagttcggttacaacatttgaagaacaggtagccgaactcattctgcaagtgtagttcggttaatgtttctaaaaacacaggtaaccgaactcagctttaatggagttttttctttcagagaaaagttcggttaggagaaaaaaaattgcgacgtaaccgaactaaaatttCGGctgggaaaataaaatgaaaaaatttgcgacgtaaccgaactcaatatataggttttcagagaaaagttcggttaggagaaaaaattgcgacgtaaccgaacttttctctgaaagaaaaaacctccattaaagttgagttcggctagttcgacaaagtttttcagatAATTGCTAGCCAAACTTttatctgcaacttccattttcaactcattttgatgataacttctcattttttcaaaggaaaacgaatgaaaagtaatgggtttgttataattttgatttttattttgttttgttaatgatttaaattaaactatatatagaggtggtcggtggtggtggttgtcggtggtggtaggtggtggtcggtggtggtgagcGGCGGTGGTGATGGGTAGAGATGGttatatataggtggtggtggtgtcggGAGGAGAAGATTCTGTATATAGgtgaagggtaggttagtcatttccacactttaggacagcccttataaatatagggtagatattcctatcacaaagtagtccccaccatttttgagtagtccccaaaaattGGTTCTATCCGAAACTCCAAGAAGAAAATGAAACAGAACCACCTTCGGCCTTTATTAGGGTTTAAGAAGCAGAACACGATGGAATCGTGATCATATTGAAGAGAAATCAAACCCTGATTACATCAGTGGGAGAAGTAATGTTTCATTCTAGGTTTCGTCATAGACGATCTCATCTGAAGAGTAAAACAGTCGATATTCTTCTCAAAATCATCTCTTTATGTGCTGATGATGATCAAGAGTCTCACATTTCTCCTCCAATTGTTTATGATGCCCTAAATTCGGGTATTTGAATCAGCCACATTTATTTTTTTATGCTTAATTTCACTCTAGTAACCTTAATATAGTCCAATACTATAATTTTGCAAGATTTTATTAGGGTTCTTGTAGTTGTTGTTGGTTTTAATGTTTTGTTTTGCTATTTAGGTGTTCGAAGAAATGACTCAGAGATTGATTTAGTAAAAGATAAGAATGTTGAAGTAGTTTTAGGTGAGAGTGAAAAATTATCTATTGGGAATGATATAAGTGTTGATGAGAATTTGGTAACTGAGAATGTGAATTGCGCGACCGAGAATAATTTATTGAGTGATGAAAATGTTGAACCTTTAGGAGTAGAAGATTTGAGGATTGTAGATGAGGTTGCTTCTTCGGTGGTTAAGAACTGTTTTGATAAAAACATAGAGGAACCACAACAAGGAAATAAATATGTAACAGATGAAATTCGGGAACCAATTAGACATACAGAAGATATGCGAATGCAAAGTTCTTCCTCTGAGCAGAGTGTTGTGAATGTCAGTGGGGAGAGATGGGTTTGACGGAACCTATTAATTTGGACTCTTCTATTCGTTGTCTCACTGATGTGGATATTGAAGACGGTCAAATCTCCGATGGTTTAGGTCTCTACAATGAATTTGTTGGTTTAATACATGAGGGTCTTGCACAAAATGAAGAAAAGAGTGGTGGTGAAGACCATATTTATTATGAAGTTATTAAGGAGCGCGAGGTCGAGAATGGACATCAGGAAGATACGGGGGCAGAAGAAAAATATATGTCATCAACTTGTATTCAGAAAGAAAGTCAGATAAACACGAATGAGGGGAAACTTGATAGAGATTACGCACTAGGTGTTTGTAATAGAAATCTGAAACGGGGTTATGGGGAAAATTTGTTGCAAGGTGCAGGGAATAGTGGAAAGGAAAATGATGAAGTCAATGTAGATGCAATAGCAAAAAAAGTATGTTTGAGTGGTAAAGATCTTAGACGAGGTTATGGGGATGATCAGTTGCAAGAAGAAGGAAATAGCGGAAGGGAAAATAGTGAAGCCAAAGTGgttgcaacaacaaaagaagtagGCTTTTGTAATAGAAAGCTCGAACGGGGTTATGAGGATGACTGCTTGCGAGATGCAAGAATCAGTGGAAAAGAAAATGGTGAAGCTGAAGTGGCTGAAAAAACAAAGAAGGTACTAGCATATGATCTTTCTCATATGCATCTGTTTTTTTACTTGGTATTTTTTCGTAGTTTACTAATGTTTTTTGTGGTAGTAATCTGTCCTTAAAGTAATGTGTTGATGTTGGTTATTAGTTGCAGAACACTAAAGTTGGTGAAAAAAGATCAAGAGTTCTCAGTAATGAAAGAAAAGCTAAGAAAAAGGTATCTCATCTCATCTTCtcttttattctatttttgttaGTGTTGGATAGTACTCTGTACGCTGATTATTGTAGTGTAAACCAGATTACGAGCACAGACTAAATCAGTTTGATATCATAGAACTTGCTCAGTTTGCTTTGGTGTCTTATGCTAATTCTGTTCACTATATTCTGAAATGTAGATGAACGAGAGAAAAAGAGAGCAGAAACGCGTAAAGAACAAGGAGTCAAGAGGTTGAGAATTGAACTAccaatttcaaaaccaaaagcaCCAAAGTATTGCGAGttttatcttaaaggaagatgtcAGAAGGTAGTCAtcattatttcttgttttttctcTTCGCTTCTCTTTTTTATGGCGTCTAACATTTTCTTGAACTGTTTTCTTATCAGGGCGATTCCTGCAAATTTTCCCATGATACAACTCCATTGACGAAATCCCAGGTACAATCATTTCAATCTTCCATGAAATACCTTTTAATAGTAAATTTTAGTGGAAATTGAATAAATACCCCTCAATCTCAGGGAGACCTTGTTTGCATGTTGTAAGTCTTCGTCTTAGTAATTCTTTGTCCCTTTTCTTACCAGTCATTTATTTCTCACAGCCATGTAAGTTTTTGGCACTCCAACAATGCTTGAAAGACGATGACTGTCCATTTGATCACCAACTCGACAAGTATCCATGTAACAACTATGCCTCCAACGGTTCTTGTTATAGAGGAGATAAATGCTTGTTCTCGCACAGGGTATGTTAATGTTCTATGAGTTTTCATTTGTAGATGCATCTAAGATACTAACTACTAAGTTCCTtatacctaggtttgtcacccCTCAATAGATCACTTGTTGGATGTCGGATTATCTTCATGTGTGGCATGTTGTAATGGGGGATATCTTTTGAGGCATCTTGAACTGAGCTCAAGTTTTCCTCTTCTGCACATAAGGGTGCTTTTCATTCCGTCActtatcttttttgtttttctactgattattaatttattatcatcattcatCACAGATCGTGGAAACTCGCAAACCATCCCACGTTAACCAAACAGGAGTGGTGTCTCAGCCTTCACCGAGTCACTTAATTACGAAGAGAAACCTGAACACAAAGAACATTTCTCCTTGTACACTCAACACGATATCTGGTGGGGCGTTTGTGAAGACCCCCTCGTCAACAAGAATCCAAGTCCACAAGAACCCTGAGCAGAGCATGCTAGGAAAACTGAGACCACCTGCACAACCACCTAAAGGAGTAACATTAATCTCATTCGGCAAAACACCTCCCTGTAACTCCAGTAATAAGAGAGACTTTAGTGGCACTGAAGCTTGGACTCAAAAAGACCAAGAATCATTGAAAACGCCGCAAAGTTCGAATGAGATGTTCCAGGAGACTACACTGTCAACACCGTCTTCTGCTAGTCAATGTTCACAAAACCCACTACAGAACGTACAAAACAAGAATTCAGCTCAAAGAGCATCTTCATCAACCTTAGCTTTTGCAGCTAAGTAAGAATCAGAAATGATGAAGAATCGGTCGAAAATTCTCACCGGCTTGAGCACCACCTCCACCGACAATAGTAAGACACTGAGTAGCACTGCCAGTTGAAGCATTGATAACGTTCAAAATCGATTACTGAAAGCTTCTCCGGTACTTCAAGAATTCATGTTTGGTATTGGTGGTACGGATGGTAAACTGTAAAttgcaaaaacaaaaaactattGAAAGTATATTCCAATAAGTGAGAGCAACTTTTGAAATGAAGATTTTGATGAGATGCATATCCAGCGGTACGCAGCCTTCTCCCTTTTTGTTTACGTCTTAGGTTTATGCTTGTTTTTAGGAATTGATAATGGTCACCTCTCATATATGGACAACATGAAGAATATCTGTCATGATAAAAGATTTaacatgatttatttttttttgtgatgtAGAACGTAGATTTAGCACTATGGATCTACTCGTGTATATGTTCTTAAATATTTGTACTCTTGAGATATCCTCTTGGTTTCTTCCAGGAATTTTCATTGTTACTTATCGAGCTGTTTTCCATGGGAAATGCTGTTTTCTGTGTATTTTCTTCTTtcaaagttgttagaatggagaTTCTACCTTTTAATTTTAAAGGTTTAAATTACATCACGaacattatcttggttgaattcTTGGTTGACTTTGGGTAACAAGCCCCCTCCATGTTTAGCATTTGTGGTACTACGCTTTCGGAAATCTAAATGCTTTGCTCCGTGAGGGATgggagttttcaaatcctcatctaCTTGTTGTCTCAATCTACTTGTTGTCTCAATCTTTGTCCTTTGTTCCTAATGAACAAAAACCAAAGTATTAGttaaacataagaaaatattgTGTTATCAAATGAAATAGGAAATAGAACTAAAGAATAAAGTAAACACAACACTTAACAGACAATAGTTTGGTTACCTGGAAAAAAATGCGAGGAAACCGAACTAAATATTTCAAAAGTTCGGTTAGCCAGAAAAGCTAACGCCAAAACCGAACTCAGTCTTTACCTTTGAaaaattgagttcggttacgagagTTTTTTATGCGAACACATCGAACTAACTATTCCAAAAGTTCGGTTACTGAGACaaattatcgacaaaaccgaactcattctttcaaaggaaacattgagttcggttacgagaAAGTCTTTTGCGAGCATACCGAACTATATAGTTCGGGATACAGATATTAATCTTATAGTTGCGAGCacaccgaactgttcttattttgaaagttcgGTTATTAATTATAGGGTTACAGAAAacattctc
This is a stretch of genomic DNA from Papaver somniferum cultivar HN1 chromosome 1, ASM357369v1, whole genome shotgun sequence. It encodes these proteins:
- the LOC113307457 gene encoding uncharacterized protein LOC113307457 isoform X1, which gives rise to MGLTEPINLDSSIRCLTDVDIEDGQISDGLGLYNEFVGLIHEGLAQNEEKSGGEDHIYYEVIKEREVENGHQEDTGAEEKYMSSTCIQKESQINTNEGKLDRDYALGVCNRNLKRGYGENLLQGAGNSGKENDEVNVDAIAKKVCLSGKDLRRGYGDDQLQEEGNSGRENSEAKVVATTKEVGFCNRKLERGYEDDCLRDARISGKENGEAEVAEKTKKLQNTKVGEKRSRVLSNERKAKKKMNERKREQKRVKNKESRG
- the LOC113307457 gene encoding uncharacterized protein LOC113307457 isoform X2 is translated as MGLTEPINLDSSIRCLTDVDIEDGQISDGLGLYNEFVGLIHEGLAQNEEKSGGEDHIYYEVIKEREVENGHQEDTGAEEKYMSSTCIQKESQINTNEGKLDRDYALGVCNRNLKRGYGENLLQGAGNSGKENDEVNVDAIAKKVCLSGKDLRRGYGDDQLQEEGNSGRENSEAKVVATTKEVGFCNRKLERGYEDDCLRDARISGKENGEAEVAEKTKKNTKVGEKRSRVLSNERKAKKKMNERKREQKRVKNKESRG